AGAGGTGAGCTTTGGGGTCAAAAGCATgtattatacattataaaattcaGCAGATATTACCCAGTTCATCACAGCCTTGCCAACGCTCATTTATCTGTAAATTTAAAGGGTGAAAAATGGCAGACCATTAACTTATATTTCCCTGACTACTAGTGGGGATGAGATTATTTTAGCATGGTGTTGACATTTTGAATTTGTGAATTGCCTTGCCTCTTCTTGCACTTTGGTTATTTTTATCTTGGGATatcttttttcttactgatttatgaGAGTACTTTATAAATTATGAGTCTTAATTTGCTGTAAGTGTTTTCTCCCAGGGTATTATTTGCCCTCTCATCCTGTTGTGGTTTCTTCAATTGTGTActtttaatgtttatataattatatacatatagttaTATGCTGAAATCTGTCATTCATAAATACatgaacacacaaacaaacatagGGGCTTCTGAGGTTTCTGTCTTAGAAAGTCCTCTATCACtccaaatttagaaaaatgttttcatatattttcttctattagtttatcattttattttttttacatttacaaccttaatatatttgatatttatttttgtataaatgtGTGGAGTAGGGATCTAATTTGACTACTGTATCAAATGAACAGCAAATTGTCTGATCATTTATTGAAGGATATATAAAATTTCCCTTGATTTGAAATGCTACTTCATCATTTTCTCAATTATACTTGGATCactttctggattttctatcTCATTTATCTATGAATGTTTTTATTCCTGTACAACTACcacactgcttttaaaaaattgagatataatttacatgctCACAAATTTAATAGTTTTTAGCAAAGTCacaaattgtgcaaccatcaccactatttaattccagaacattttcaccacccCAGAAAGAAAACTCATACACCATTCTCCCATtgccctagcccctggcaaccactaatctactttctgtcgctATAAATTTGCCTTGTCTgtatatttcacataaatagaatcatacaattttgggccttttgtgtctggatcCTTTCACTtaatctttcctttccctttctctctctctctcttttttaaaaaagatatttgaaataaaactttattctgaTTCTAAACGAAAGGGAGGAATGACAGTAACAAGATTTCACCACTGAATATTGTGATGTGATAGTAGCAATCTTCTATTCGACACTAAAGGATAAACAGCTGCATTCTAAAACAGCTAAATATgcaggtccaaaaaaaaaaagaaggtatttttaaaactgcCACATTCACTCTGAAGCCTGTCCTTCTCCTTCAGCACCCCAAAGGTTAAGCACATATCCTGCTCaacttatataataataaagtggCAAACATGCTGCACCACTGACATCATAGGACAGTTGCCTGTAAAACTAGACTTCTGACATTGTTCTCCAGACTCATTTTCTCACAGGTCGTCATCCTCATTTGGGTGAACAGTTGTCTGAGCAACCTCTCAGTCATGCTCATGTTACACAGCCAAAGCCAGGTGCATGACAGTCTGGTAGGGCAAGAGTAGGCATGCCACAAACTCCAAGTTAGGGTCTCTAATTAATTTTCTAGCCAGCCAGAGGAAGGGCTTTTCAAAGTTGAATTTACTTAGGACAGAAATTTCATAGtactgaaatttcttttttttaaaatttatttatttatttatttgcttcagcagttgcggcacatgggctcagtagttgtggctggcgggctctagagcgcacgctcagtaggtgtggcgcacgggcttagttgctctgcggcatgtgggatcttcctggaccagggatccaacccgtgtccgctgcattggcaggcagattcttaaccactgcactgccagggaagtccctgaagattCTTTTTTAGTGGAAGACAATTTTGTCTTACCTTTCCTGTCCTTAATATCCACTTTGTTGCCACACAGCACAGTGGGGGTGTTTTACATACTCCTACGAGATCTCCATGCCAGTTAAGCACATCCTTGTAAGTAACTCTTGATGTTACATCCAACATTATAATGCACACTGGGCTTAGATATAATAGCCATCTCTCAGTCCACCAAATTTCTTCTGACCAACTGACCATACATTGAACTTAATAGATCCTCTGCTGGTATGGAACACAAGGGGATGGACCTCAACACCCAAAGTAGCTGCATACTTCTTCTCAAATTCACCAGGCAAATGATGTTTCATGAAAATAGTTTTTCCAGTAACACCATCACCAACCAGTATAAGTTTGAACTGAACTTGGGGTTCTCCTTGGGTAGTCATTGTGATATTTCTTCCAGAAGCATCTCTGTGCCCCAtcttaacataatatttttaaggttcatccatgttgtagcatgtatcagtacttcattcctttttattgctaaataatattccattgtaggaatatagcacattttgtttacccattcatcaacTGATGGGCATctggtttatttccattttttggcaattatgaataaaactttttctttttttggctgactgcagggcttgcgggatcttagttccccaaccaggcatcaaacccgtgccccctgcagtggaagcgtggaatcgtaaccactggacctctagggaattccctccacTTTCTTGTTAGTGCCCTTtaaagcacaatttttaaaaatttgatgaagaccaatgtatctattttttcttttgtcccttGTACTTTTAGTGTCATTCTAACAAaccattgcctaacccaaggtgaCAAAGATTTGCCTCTgtgcattttcttctaagagttttatagttttggctcttacagttaggtctttgatccattttgtgttagttattgtatatgatgtgaggtagagGTCCAATTTTACTCTTTTGCATGGGTATATCCTATCGTCCCAGCACCCAAGTGTTGAAAAAACGACTGAGTTCCCCACTGAATTATTTTGGCCCCTTTGTTGGAAATCAATTGATCAAAAATGTAAGAATTTATTTCTGGATGCTCAATTTTATTCAGTTGACCATATCGGGAGAAAATAGGGTTAATGTATCACAATAGGGTAAGTGAAGCAAACACCGAATTGCATAATACCATTGTATTAAGCAGTAAAGTTTAATAGAAGATAAAAAGCTTGAAATGTAGAAACATGAGGTGACTAGTCAGGCCTACCCCCCcgccagctttattgaagtacagttgataaataaaaattatatttaaggtgtggaacatgatgttttgatatacgtATACACTGTGAAGTGATAgcaaattaacatatccatcacctcatataattaccatttgtgtgtgtgtgtgtgtgtgtgtgtgtgtgttgtgagaatatttaagatctaccTAGTAGAAGCTAAACTCTTGATGTCTATTCCTTACCGTTAGGCCAGGAGTCTGGAGGTGCCTTGCTCCATGGTTCCAACGGtgtcaacatttttatttaacttactaACTAGCCCAGCTCCCAATAAGgagaaggaaaactgaatgggAGAGGGTCTAGGCTATAATGAATTGAATAAATATCCCCCAGCATGCTGGAAACCTTGGTGTTTTGCATGAAGTATCTCTGTTATCATGTGCAGTGAAAGTCCTGCGCTGCATGTCTCTGGGGGAAGAAAGTGAGATGTTCCATTTCAGTGGAAAGCACACAGCACAAAATTTTAGATGAAAGAGGTGTGAGGCAGAAAACAATGAGGGTCattaaatttcctttatttttttttccattgcgtTTTCTGTCCTGTCTAGTAGAAAACTAACAATTGAAAGTTCTTGAGAAATGCTTGAGACACTCATGTACCCAGTAGCATTCCACTAGAGGGAAGGACTTTGTATCGGACCAGGCAATTTCATTGCAGTTATATTTCACTTCCGGCTAAGCCTCTTTTTTCTGTGGTGTCACAGCTTCCTTAACCCACATTTATGGGCTCAATTGGAATTCTCTTTCATCTGGTAAAGCAGGAAAAGAAGgattatatttttatctaaagTGAATGAGCCTATCAAGGGGGATATGATTAATGCTTCACCGAAGGGACTCTGAAGCCCTAGAGCATGTATTGTACATCATCTGAGGCGGTAAAGGTTCATGGAAGTTAGAAAGCATGAAAGCCTGAAAGATGGAAAGATTAAAAACTACCCAGGAAGTCCCACCATGAGCTTATATTTCTTCTGTCTAGAATGTTACTTTGGGTTACCCAATGTGTAAAGAGCCCAGTTAAACAGAGGTTCTGGCCAAAGGTGGGGCAATATGGAATGTACAATATTTGGAGGaggaatgtttttaaaacaagttacAGCCTTATAAGATACAGCACAAATATGCTACGTATTTTTCCTTGCTTGTATtatagaattaaatgaaattccCTCTTCTCCATTTTACTTACTGTTTTATTTAAGATATGTTGGTTGATGTTGAAACTTGCCATTTGATACGCTGGTTGCAGAATTTCCTGGCAGGATTCAGGTAGTGCTAAAAGAGAAGGGACTTTACCTGTACAACCCTAGCTCTGAAGGTAGTTGAGGTAGTGAACGGGACTTCCAATGGTCTCTTTTTGGGTTGTGTTAAATGCTTTTGGCTATTTTAATCATAAGCCTTAAAAAGTTTATGAATGGAAAACAGTGCATATTAGTTAAAGACTCAAGGGGTGGAATGTAGTGAGTATTTTTGGTTTTGTCCACTATCCTCCATCTGGTAATAGCACACCAATTTTTCTTTGCAGAACTTTCCCTCCACATATTGGACTCTCAGTCATGGTGTCCTTTCTTTCCTATAAGTGTGGGCAGGAACAACTCATGAATGGGAGAATGGGGAGCTGTGAGTATTTGGATAAGAGTCAGAGAATCTAGGCTTTTAATGTTCAGGGATTTTGGTTCATAttgggcaaattttttttttttttaattttttggccttgccatgcagcacgtgggatcttaattccctgatcagggatcgaacctgtgcctgctacattggaagcgtggagtcttaaccactggaccgccagggaagtcccaggcaaaTCTTAATTCTGTTATCTTATTAGTGCCaggatattttctttttgctaaggggataaattattattttgtacttGGACATTATGAGTGAGAAAGGTTTAAAACATTTTAGCTTGTAATGCATAGACTGTATCAattctgttatatatattatgACTCCACATCTCCATGtgattaataatatatattctaaGTGGCAACAAATATAAGCAACCTTGATATGGATCTAGGTGgaacattatttttgaaaaatgttaaacttatgttttaaaatttctgatacCCTTTAAATGTTTTTGCATACTTGAGTTCTAGAGTGTCATTATGATCCAGTCCTGTGCTGATAACGTAATCAATATACAATTAGTTTCTCTGCTATGCAAGGTCATATATTGTTAGAGGAAGCCAAGGGAGGcataattccttttttatttttaaggctttCATAATTAAACTGTATAAAAGACTTGGAATCTGATTTAATAGTCAGTGGGTAGAGGCTAAGTATCTTGTGTTGGCTGGAGTACATTCTCCACAGCATGGAGAAAGATCAGGCCAAAAGCTGGAGTAAAAGGTATCTGAAGGTTCTGGTTCCATGGTTCCAGCAAGGTTAACATCTTTGCTTCTCCTGATCACCAGCTCCATTGTCCTTATTAGGACAAGGCTGAAtagtggcagggctgggtgggagAGGCCCTAGGCTATaatgaaggaataaatatatTCCAGAGTGCTGAATACCTTGTATTTTTCCCCTATGTGTTCAGAAGAAGGGCTAATTGATGGCACCATTATTTAAATATTGGGTTCCCGAAGTTCCTGTGTGGTCGTGTGCAAGCATGGGAGTGAATGTTCAGAACTGCAGGTCCTCAGGGAGAGAAGATGAAATGTTCCATTTCAGTGTGTGAGGTCTAAGACACTGGGTGAAAATGTTATGGGGTGGAAAACAGTGAGGGTCATTAACTCCCTGCTTTGTCTgggtaaaacttttaaaagaaggatGCTTGAGAAAAGCTTGGAGTACCTAGTAAACCCATTAGAAGTCTATTTAAATAAGGAAGGAGTCTACATTAGACCAGTTATGACATGGTCCAAAGGCACAAGTACATTTTATGAGAAAGCAAATTACACTCTCAGCCCATGAAATATACTCTTCttgttgtgttgtgttgtgttgtcACAGTATTTGAAATCCACACTTATGGTTTCTTCAGGAATTCTCAAAGACCAGATGACTAATGGTGAAAAAAGGGTCTGATTTGCACAGtccttctgtgtatgtgtgttaggACCGATTGAAAACAACTGCTTCAACATTTATAGCTCCATTACCCTGAAGGACAGCGAGGAATGAAAATTTTCCAAGTGGCAAGAGCTTGAGGAAATATCTGTCCTTGTCCACTTTACCTGGAAGCAAAGACAACCTAATTCATGGATTTATGGGAAGTTGTAATGGTCTGCCTGTATTACAAGGATAGTGGAATCAGTAAGATTAAAAATTGGTGagaacaaggacttccctggtggtgcagtggttaagagtctgcctgccaatgcaggagacacgggttcaagccctagtccgggaagagcccacatgttctggagcaactaagcccgtgcaccacaactactgagcctgtgctctagaccctgcaagccacaaccactgagtccgagtgccacaactactgaagcccacgtgatctagggcccatgctccataacaggagaagccaccgcaatgagaagcaccgcaacgaagagtagcccccgctctcctggaatgagagaaagcctgcatgctgcaacaaagacccaatgcagccaaaaagttaattaattaattaatttaaaaaaatctggccagagaggaaaaaaatgtatatttatctaCAAGAGATATGTATCTTGTTCATCTTGCAGTTATTTTACTTCTTGgatatttatattcatatctttcaccaaatttgggaagttttcagtcatattttgtcaaatattctttcctccttttctgtctcacttctccttctgggactcccacaACGAGTACGTTGGTATATTTTGATGATGTCCTACAGGTgtattttctttctgtccttgAGACTTGATAATTTCCATTGTCTTATGTTCAAGTtcactgcttttttcttttgcctgcttaaatctgcctttgaatccctctaatgaatttttcatttcagttattgtacttttcagctccagaatttcttttctgtttgtttttagttaaaaaaatctctttattgatatttccattttattcatacattttctttactttcttcatgttagttctttgagcatctttaagacagttgttttaaaatctttatctaGTAGATCTTCTATCAGATCTTCTTCAGGGACAGTTttggttgatttattttttaaaatttgaatggtCCATACTTTCATATTTCTTcgtatgccttgtgatttttttttttttttggtgaaaattggacatttgaatctaataatgtggtaactctggaaatcagattctcccccttctccagggagtggttttattttgttactgtttttgtgctttttctttctttttttttttgattgcctTAGGTTGTCCCTGTGATCAGCCTGAAATGTAAACTTAAGATATTCTCACATCTTTTCTGAGCCCTTTCCTGGACATGCATGCtcactttctaatttttcctatatatgtagttattttttaaatgtcctaatCTTTAACGTCCGgctcccaaaaagaaaaaaatgaagggtaGGGAAAGGGCACTGGCCCTTTAAATCCCTGGAAGTCACTTTGGCTTGAAGGGGAGGGGCTTGTAACAATGAGAGGAAGTGCTTCTTTATATGATCAGAAGTAGAAATCAGCAGTCAGAGCATAGATCCCTGATATCTAGAGAACAGTATTCTTTTTGCCCAAGTTGGCTGCCACAGCTATGTTAAGCTGCTCCAGGAACATGTGCACAGCTGTCAGCCATGTGGCTGGGGGTGGAGAATATGTAGCTGCTGCTCTGCTAAGACCTGAAATTGACTGAAATTAATTGCAACTATTATCCAAGCCCTCCCCTGGAAGTTGCAAGCCTTCAATAGACTCCAGAGTTTCAAAATAATTACCTCAGAAGATTCTGCCAGTGCCACTGTTGTCTAGGTGGGCAGACAGATTTCTGGTGCTTCTTACTATGCCATCTTCCCCtaccttaatttttatattttaaagttctgggaattccctggcggtccagtggttaggacttggtgctttcactgccatggctggggttcagtccctggttggggaactgagatcccgcaagccgagtGGCTTGGCCGActacaacagcagcaacaacaaaacttCTTTATTCCTCTCTGATATTTGTGAGGGCTCCTCGACCTCATCTGCTACCATCACTAATTCGTACTTTGGCTGTATGCTTTTGATTTATCTCAGCTATTGTGTCATTTACGTTACCTATTAAATTTTCCAAACCCTGTATTTTTTGTTGGTTCTTCTTTGTTAATATATGTTCCTGCTTAACATATCAATATGCACTCTTATCTAGTTGAGAATATTAATtatgtctatttcatttatctcttcaATTAATTCAGGGTTATTTCCTATTGGTTATTTAGCTTGTTGTTTCTCTTTGTTGACATGTTTGTGGTAAAATTTGTTTGTGATCATTTGTCCATCGGAATATGagcagtttttgcttttattgtgtatgtatgtggtggATGGGTTAGTGTGAGAAGGACAAGGCAGTGTTGGGAAGAAGGGCCAAAGCCCATATCTCTTACCTGGCACTTCTCTTGGTTGATTTAAAGTGGATGGTGGAAAATTCCAGCCAGAGACTCACAATAATACAATCTGGGCTTATTTATACCCATTTGCTACTTCCTGAATAACACTATTCCCCCGCATGCTCAGGGAACATATCTTCTGCCTTTGATGTGTTTtctatggaaattttttttctcttaggttCAGTTATCTATCCCTCAGTGTGTATaggaagaagggaaaacaaaCTCTGTGTCTGGCTAGTCCAATTGCACCTGTTTTTATACACCCCTTACTCTAGCTGGGCTCTGAGACCACCACTATGTCATCTCAATTGCCCTTGCAGTATCTTGGGGCTGTTACTGCTTTGGTAAGGGAGCAGACACTGACAGACTCAGATTTTTGTGTTGGGGAGAATAACACAACTCAAAAGCTGTCACACAACTCATTCTCCCACCTTTGGTGCCCAGCTCTCTGTCTTAGGCATCAAAATATCCTTTTCTCTCCAAGATACAACTGCCCTCTTTCTTCAAAGGATTCTTAGTCTTGACTttagttattaatatttatatacctTCTTTTTACTTCTCTGGCTTTTCCAGGAGTTGACTGAAAGAGGGAGCAAACAGGACCATGGGTATATGTTATTTTGTCTCCAACAAACTTTCCACTTCTGGGACACCCAGCTTCATGACTCATGATAGGAAAATCTCAGAACTTCCATTTACGTGGACCAGTCAGATTAACCTAGTCCCTATATTTCAGGGTCCACAGCATGTCTCCTGCAGCTGTTGGGGCTCAAGAATGACTTGTAATTCTAGAGTCTTCACCAAAGTTCGAATGTACACATGTTCAGAGTAAACCCTGTCTGGATGAGGGTCTGATTTTGAAGTAATCAGAATTTTTGCAAAAAATTGTCTCTGCTTAGGGGACTGGTTTTCTTATTCTTAAGACTGAGCAGACACCAGACTTACATGTCTAGCTACAGGATCTCACTGGTTCACAGTGCCTCTGACATTGGCCCTAGCCACCAGTGGTCGAGGATGTGATTCACAGGTGAGGGATTGGACTTTGTCAATAAGATGGACAGGAAAGGTATGCAGGGAAGGGATGCCTGAAGAAATTCAGAGATGAGATGGCCAAGCTGAGTATCCCACAGCTGGGAAGATCATGGTCATGCCGAACCTTGCAGCATTATATTCAGAAGACTTGCAAAACAGTGTTAGGATGACCATTCTCTTGGGAGCTAAAACACAGTCACTGAATTGAAGCTGAGAGTTCTTTTCCCAGAAGGATGGAGAAGAGCCAAGTCGAATGTCCATGATGAAGGTACTAAAAAATGTCCAAATAACTATGATAAATAGAGATTATGTCAGCAAGTTAGTTTAACTAATCGGGACTCCTGGTTTGGTAAACATGAATCAGAAAACAACACAGAGAAAAATTTGTTATGAGTGCAAGAACATTTCACTTGAGTGTCAGGTTCACTGCTTGGTTTGATTTTCAGGACAAAGAGTAGCACAGATTTGGTACTTTGGTTCTACCAATTACGCAAcctgagaggcaaagtgatacaAACCTATCCATATTTGGCTCATCACACCTGTAACAGTGTAAGCATTGAGTACATGCGTGAGGAATggctcagtggggagaggggagtaaTGGCTAGGACCAGCTCACATTCCAGCTCCGGATAAGGTGGTGGGGGTCTGGGGGAGGATGTTcagagaggaggaagggctgaCACATAAAGTTCTTTCATTTTAATGATCATACAACTAGTTCTCAGGAAACACAACACTGCAGTCAGGAAAATAGCAAATGGATGCAACTTTCAAGGATTATGGGACTTACAAAGATCTTAAAATTGGTCTGATTTTTCCTACATCTGTGTTTCAGACGGTGTATCAAGAAGCTCCAGAATTTTTAAACTTGTAATCCACTATGACCTgtttaagcaaaacaaaaaaacagacctgTGTTATAGGTTTTGGAAAGTCTCCCTCTACTAATTTAAGTCATTTTTATCTCAGGGGAAGCCCAGAGGATGCCATCTCTTTCAATATCCTTCCTCTTGCATTGATTAAGCTCTCATTCTTCATTAATCTCTCATTCTTTCATTCCCTCAAAACTTAGTCATTGTCTTCTAGGTGCCAGGAACTGCAAAGAGTCactaggagggacttccctggtggtccagtggttaagacttcaccttccaatgcagagggtgcaggtttgatccctggtcggggagctaagatcccacatgcctcgggccaaaaaaccaaaacataaaacagaagcaatattgtaacaaattcaatgaagactttaaaaatagtccacatcaaaaaaatctaaaaaaaaaaagagtcactggggatattaaataaataaaacaaaatttctgcTTTTGAGTTACTCCCAAGGCCATGCTCCATCTCAGTTTCATGGAAATCAGCCATGCCATAGTGGTGTTACCTCCATGGACCTCTTTCTAGTTCCTATGACTTGGAAATGGTGCAGTGTGGGCTGGGACCTTAGCTGTATAAAACGGTATGTTGCTATGGGAAGTTCACAGGTCTGGGAGTTCAAGCTTGGGTCTTGGTGATCACATAAGATGATCACGTAAGATGATCCAGCCCTGGATGATCAGATTTGTTTAGGAATCTTGCCATGTCATTTAATAATGTGATCTGGGGCCAGTTAGTTACCTCTACTGGAcgtggtttcctcatctgccataTAAAAATAATGGTACACATCTATCTTAGggtgtttttagttttaaattctatcaatatatgtaaattactTAGTGTAGTACCCAGCACATGGTAATTGTCCAATAAATGATGGCTATTATGTTCTCTCTGGACTTTTGATTTCCTAACTGCAAACTGACAAGTGATTCTGAGATCCAACCCAACTATTAAACCTTTTGATTATGACAGTCCTCCCTCTTCCCATCCCAAACCAGGGTTTGTCCTGGGATCTCAGAGCCTCTCCGTTTCCTCTCCCCAAGGACCAAGGACAAGATTGAATTCCTTACTTCACCGCTGCTTTGTACTCTTCATCGCAGGCTACTTGACATTCTATTTTAAGCTTGTAGTTGTTAAGATTGCCATCACAGCCAGAGTAGACAAAACTTTCACATCTTTTGGAAGTTTTGTTGTAGAAATATCTAAGGTGAATTTCAAAGCAGCTGCCAAAACGGTAGTCCATTAAGCAGGGATCTGCATGAGAGGTTCCCACTGAGTTAGGGGGAAATAGAGAGTTGTCTTCACAGGCCCTTAAAAATTTCTCACATTAGTCTGGAGATATTCCCTATTCAAGGTCACTGAAAGGcatttggttttctcttggtattagGATCACTTGGCAAGGTTGCCCTTGGGCATGGAAATTGATTAAAACTCTAGGTTCTGGTCCTGGGCAGTGACTTGGAGACATAGTGAGCAGTGAAAAAGGAAGTTCTATCAGGTATCTTGTGCAAAGTAATGAGGTTTACCTGTCACATCTTACATTTTATTAAAGCACAATCTCCTGCTTCTCCATACTTTCATCCTTCTCTCCTCTTAACTGCCTGCATGGGACATACAATGCTTACCCTCCAGTTTTCATAGACTCACTATACTAACCATGCCCCCAGTTTGAGGTAACTGTGCCTGCTACTCGACACAGGATACATACCAAGATGCATAACCCTGGAGGTGACGCTCTTTCACCCTCATACCCTGTCATCTCTCCCCCTGTCCCCTTGCCACAGGCAAATCTTCTgtttttattcaacatggttgtATTGGCAACCCAGAGATCGTTATTCATCCTATTCAAGCAGCCAGACTGGAATATATTCCTTGGAAAAAGTAACTATTTAAATACAGTTACATACATAATCTTATTTTATACAAACACACTCTGATACAGGCATTTTTCTGATCTATGTGTAACACAAGGGAAACTGAAGCTAAGGGATGGTAAGGGATTGAGTGACTTGAACGAGTGTACATATTTGCTAAGAGGCAGGGCCGAAATTTGGGGTGTCTGACTCACGGTGTAGACTGTGCTATCTCCCCATGTTACGGAAGCACTCGAGCCTGTACACATTATCTGTGGAAGAAAACATCACTGCCTTTCACATCTGCATGTTGAGCTCCTCTGAACAGCGACCATGTGTTCAAGCATTCTCTACTCCCCCAGAGCCTAGATATTGAAAATGCCTGTCtgttcagttttccttttttttcccctctcatctCAGTACCTACTCTTGAATGGCCTGAGATCTTTGAAATTTGCCATGAAACCCCTAATTCAGAATACTTCTAGTCCTTTGCACCTCCTACAAAAGAGAGTCCCATGCGGAAAGGACTTACTGGTgtcatagtttgtttttttttctcatcagatGCCTAGAGTAGATAATGCCCCAAGTCAAGGTAGTAAGAGTT
This DNA window, taken from Balaenoptera ricei isolate mBalRic1 chromosome 15, mBalRic1.hap2, whole genome shotgun sequence, encodes the following:
- the SPINT4 gene encoding kunitz-type protease inhibitor 4, whose translation is MKSTELGFLLGFFAFFLLTTPLMGGVTRISEKICGKLKDPCLMDYRFGSCFEIHLRYFYNKTSKRCESFVYSGCDGNLNNYKLKIECQVACDEEYKAAVK